A genome region from Oncorhynchus gorbuscha isolate QuinsamMale2020 ecotype Even-year linkage group LG26, OgorEven_v1.0, whole genome shotgun sequence includes the following:
- the card14 gene encoding caspase recruitment domain-containing protein 14: MAAECVPEGPDLKEMGDEDVWELINDNRHRISLGVKPCMLIPYLRQARVLTEMDEDEILSSLKLTNRSMRTSHMLDLLRIQGRNGAMALLESLMIHYPALYTQVTGRKPSTEPSGFSGLIKCSDLTEYLVRAVTGMQKELQEARQEASRLGSRCTSLEVELGQTLEQQEEARRLKADHGRMRKNLAAAQHDILKLKDEKCDLYVRYTAAIEERSAANIHCSDLNLQVYQLQFELRKAQTETDFERQRSLKCTTPSETQQLREEISTLRRQLLMAEKFTPAREDILAQDLAEARDGRVELAEQLRCYREENEQLARERREMVEHKECLALQVQKLTLDCEMYQQKSTVIQSQLRELQAERDHAYLSRDEAQAQIARSLAEKDTLRSQLVELQEVFTLRAWGPYRGGPDTPRERKFSWESQGSSSDSLPSSPPPRPRLRRMHAICPDSLRGCSIKSCDITPSSVRSQNVEPPCPESLRRREETLWYNRDSSETAECDALLDNDFVFIPSGNAVEQSVMSPTPSCQSNNSDGLSRASAPPFLLRSRPRAMRITGRVLTISFQGEALLSQLQVVGGNKTGVFVHQVTEGSAANTVGISSGAQILEVKYEQAQQALRMVLEDSTLEEAMWALGQVQGFCHLSLRPNQDAYEKLLLQLQSGEAMSGDSFYVRVNMSLPGGSQDALTVSCNDILHVTSTRPAGADRSWRASHVHPCQLLDLKTGNLPNYYRAQRLLIRAIEDMSFQPMTLRKAQDKKKTVRIVSTGRQGRNPLWVCVEDSKDKSTGPGDASAPRGCLTLMPYTLVTPHYPPVCRPVLLLPTILGRVLDQKLAEWQGFQLCEPELLSSSQHAARLQSSEVLEECEQGGQRCYTLQSVERVMKQGTHCVLPLGLDCVRRLHRAEIFPIIIFIGHSKCRARKLKSKLQRQGWSEEQLLECSHSEESLLDKLPCLYRSVSPDSWYDKTTLLTTLRSIIWEEQKKIVWVEPDLW; this comes from the exons GTCACATGCTGGACCTGCTGCGTATCCAGGGGAGGAACGGCGCAATGGCCCTGCTGGAGAGCCTGATGATCCACTACCCCGCCCTCTACACCCAGGTCACAGGCCGCAAGCCCAGCACCGAGCCCTCCGGCTTCAGTG GCCTGATTAAGTGCTCGGACTTGACCGAGTACTTGGTCAGAGCCGTGACAGGGATGCAGAAGGAGCTGCAGGAGGCTCGGCAGGAGGCCAGCCGGCTGGGGTCACGTTGCACCTCCCTGGAGGTGGAGCTGGGTCAGACtctggagcagcaggaggaggctCGCCGTCTTAAGGCCGACCACGGCCGCATGAGGAAGAACTTGGCTGCCGCGCAACACGACATCTTGAAACTGAAGGACGAGAAGTGTGACCTGTATGTGCGGTACACGGCCGCCATCGAGGAGAGGTCGGCCGCCAACATCCACTGCAGCGACCTCAACCTGCAG GTATATCAGCTTCAGTTTGAGCTGCGCAAAGCCCAGACAGAGACGGACTTCGAGAGGCAGCGCTCGCTCAAGTGCACCACCCCCAGCGAGACGCAGCAACTGCGGGAAGAGATTAGCACTCTGCGCAGGCAGCTCCTGATGGCTGAGAAATTCACCCCG gcaCGTGAGGATATTCTGGCCCAAGACCTGGCTGAGGCAAGGGATGGCCGTGTGGAGCTGGCTGAGCAGCTCAGGTGCTACAGAGAGGAGAATGAACAGCTGGCCCGCGAGAGgcgggag ATGGTGGAGCATAAGGAGTGTCTGGCGCTGCAGGTTCAGAAGCTGACTCTGGACTGTGAGATGTACCAGCAGAAGAGTACCGTCATACAGAGCCAACTGAGGGAgctgcaggcagagagagaccac GCGTACCTGTCCAGAGATGAGGCCCAGGCCCAGATAGCCAGGAGCCTGGCTGAGAAGGACACGCTGCGCAGCCAACTGGTAGAGCTCCAGGAGGTCTTCACCCTCAGGGCCTGGGGGCCCTACCGAGGAGGCCCCGATACCCcacgg GAGAGGAAGTTTAGCTGGGAGAGCCAGGGCTCCAGCAGTGACAGCCTCCCCTCCAGCCCCCCACCTCGTCCACGCCTCCGCCGCATGCATGCAATCTGCCCTGATTCCTTGAGGGGATGCAgtataaag agTTGCGATATCACTCCAAGTAGTGTCCGGTCCCAAAATGTGGAGCCTCCATGCCCAGAGTCACTGCGGAGACGAGAAGAGACCCTATGGTACAATCGAGACAG CTCGGAGACGGCTGAATGTGACGCCTTACTTGACAATGACTTTGTGTTCATCCCCAGTG GCAATGCGGTTGAGCAATCTGTTATGTCACCCACACCTTCCTGCCAAAGCAACAACAGTGATGG TCTCTCCAGGGCATCAGCCCCCCCGTTCCTGCTGCGCTCCCGGCCCCGGGCCATGCGCATCACGGGCCGGGTCCTGACCATCTCCTTCCAGGGCGAGGCGCTGCTGAGCCAGCTGCAGGTGGTGGGGGGTAACAAGACGGGCGTGTTCGTCCACCAGGTCACTGAGGGCTCCGCCGCCAACACAGTGGGCATTAGTTCGGGGGCACAAATACTGGag GTGAAGTATGAACAGGCTCAGCAGGCTCTAAGGATGGTTCTGGAGGACTCCACCCTAGAAGAAGCCATGTGGGCACTGGGGCAAGTCCAAGGCTTCTGCCACCTCTCCCTGAGGCCCAACCAAGATG cctatgAGAAGCTCCTGCTCCAGCTGCAGAGTGGCGAGGCCATGTCAGGTGACTCCTTCTACGTGCGCGTCAACATGTCGTTACCCGGGGGCTCGCAGGACGCTCTGACCGTTTCCTGTAATGACATCCTCCACGTCACGAGCACCCGCCCAGCGGGCGCTGACCGCTCCTGGAGGGCCAGCCACGTCCACCCTTGCCAACTGCTGGACCTCAAGACTGGCAACTTGCCCAACTACTACAG GGCCCAACGCCTGCTGATCAGAGCTATCGAGGACATGAGCTTCCAACCCATGACACTTAGAAAG GCCCAGGACAAGAAGAAGACTGTGAGGATCGTCAGTacggggaggcaggggaggaatCCTCTGTGGGTCTGTGTAGAAGACAGCAAGGACAAGAGCACTGGGCCAG GGGATGCCTCTGCACCCAGAGGCTGTTTGACCCTCATGCCCTACACCCTGGTCACGCCCCACTACCCACCCGTCTGTCGTCCGGTCCTCCTGCTGCCCACAATCCTCGGCCGTGTCCTGGATCAGAAGCTGGCCGAGTGGCAGGGCTTTCAGTTGTGTGAGCCAG AGTTATTGAGTTCCAGTCAGCACGCTGCCAGGCTGCAGAGCTCTGAGGTGCTGGAGGAGTGTGAACAGGGGGGTCAGCGGTGTTACACCCTGCAGAGTGTTGAGAGGGTCATGAAGCAG ggtaccCACTGTGTGCTGCCTCTAGGCCTGGACTGTGTACGCCGCCTCCACAGGGCAGAGATCTTCCCCATCATCATCTTCATCGGCCATTCCAAGTGCAGAGCACGCAAACTCAA gtcTAAGCTGCAGCGTCAGGGCTGGTCCGAGGAGCAGCTGCTGGAGTGTTCCCACAGCGAGGAGTCCCTGCTGGACAAGCTGCCCTGCCTCTACCGCAGCGTCAGCCCTGACTCATGGTACGACAAAACCACTCTGCTCACCACCCTGCGCTCCATCATCTGGGAGGAGCAGAAGAAGATTGTGTGGGTGGAGCCTGATTTGTGGTGA